TTCAGCCTGGGTCGAGGGCCACCAGGGCGGCGAGTCGGAGACGATCATTGGCAAGTGGCTCAAGGAAAGCGGCAAGCGCGACAAGATCGTGCTGGCAACCAAGGTCGGCATGCTGAGCACGCGGACGGGGCTCTCGGCGGCGAATATTGAGGCGGCCGTTAACGACTCGCTGAAACGCCTGAAGACGGATTACATCGACGTCTACTTTTCGCATCTGGACGACGACAAAACGCCGCTCCTGGACACGCTCGGCGCGTACCAAAAACTGATTACGGCGGGAAAAGTGCGCGTGATTGGTGCGTCGAATTACACCGGCGAACGGGTGGAAGAGGCGCTGAAGATATCGGCGAAAGAGGGTATTGCCGGTTATCAGGTGCTTCAGCCTGAATACAATCTCTATGATCGCGCAGGTTATGAAAATGATCTGGAACCGGTTATTAAGGCGCACAAGTTGTCAGTTGTGACGTATTACAGCCTGGCGAGCGGTTTTTTGAGTGGAAAATACCGATCCAAAGCCGATACCGAGAACAGTGCCCGCGGCGCGAAAGTGTCGGGTTATCTGAACGAGCGGGGCTTGAGAATTGTTGATGCGCTGGTTAAAGTGTCAGATCGTCATGACACGGAGCCGGCGGCAGTCGCTCTTGCATGGCTGATCGCACGGCCGGGTGTAACGGCGC
This window of the Caballeronia sp. SBC1 genome carries:
- a CDS encoding aldo/keto reductase translates to MQHRTIGTSDLKVAPLVFGGNVFGWTADERTSFSILDAFVDHGLNFIDTADVYSAWVEGHQGGESETIIGKWLKESGKRDKIVLATKVGMLSTRTGLSAANIEAAVNDSLKRLKTDYIDVYFSHLDDDKTPLLDTLGAYQKLITAGKVRVIGASNYTGERVEEALKISAKEGIAGYQVLQPEYNLYDRAGYENDLEPVIKAHKLSVVTYYSLASGFLSGKYRSKADTENSARGAKVSGYLNERGLRIVDALVKVSDRHDTEPAAVALAWLIARPGVTAPIASATSVKQLETLAHATRITLSPEDVALLDEASNPH